A genome region from Labilibaculum antarcticum includes the following:
- a CDS encoding metallophosphoesterase — MKQLAFLYISVFLLIISQIMPVCAQEQNELKFRKNHSFKIAQFTDLHWNNTSDNCIKTIENMETVLKAENPDLVVLTGDIVTSDPAKEGWLAIAKIFIDAKIPWAVTLGNHDAEPDINRKEIFKILQDLPYFVGTEGNVHGAGNYALPVETSNGDKTAAVIYCFDSNDYASNPKISDYDWIRFDQIEWYRNESDKFTAENNQLPLPSLAFFHIPLPEFREIVGASTTLGDQFDEGVSSSDINSGIFASMVDKNDVIGVFVGHDHDNNYVGIHHGIGLGYGQKTGYEAYGQLEPGARIIVMQEGYFSYDTWIRTENGVKYKYYFPSGLSDADENIKFLPSKKVTKAQSGIKYKYFEGDFDSTDDLSTQPIKKTGLIPNISLSEADLTDYFGFEFNTLIKIPNKGLYQFYTNSDDGSKLLIDGITVVDNNGSHSAKYEKGVIALDEGYHEFKLLYFESYMGDNLEVGFSSRKIRECIIPDSFFFIEE, encoded by the coding sequence ATGAAACAATTAGCATTCCTATATATAAGTGTTTTTTTACTGATAATCAGTCAAATAATGCCCGTATGTGCTCAGGAGCAAAATGAGCTAAAGTTCAGAAAAAATCATTCATTTAAAATTGCGCAGTTTACTGATTTGCATTGGAATAATACTTCTGATAATTGCATAAAAACCATTGAGAATATGGAAACAGTTTTGAAAGCAGAAAATCCAGACTTGGTGGTTTTAACAGGCGATATTGTTACTTCCGATCCTGCTAAAGAAGGATGGTTAGCAATAGCAAAAATTTTTATTGATGCAAAAATACCCTGGGCTGTTACACTAGGAAATCATGATGCAGAACCAGATATAAATCGTAAAGAAATATTTAAGATTCTTCAGGACTTACCATATTTTGTGGGAACGGAGGGAAATGTGCATGGAGCTGGTAATTATGCATTACCTGTTGAAACTTCTAATGGGGATAAAACTGCAGCGGTTATATATTGTTTTGATTCTAATGATTATGCCAGTAATCCGAAGATTAGTGATTATGATTGGATTCGATTTGATCAAATTGAATGGTATCGTAATGAGAGCGATAAATTTACTGCTGAGAATAATCAATTGCCACTTCCTTCGTTGGCATTTTTTCATATTCCACTTCCAGAATTTAGAGAAATTGTAGGAGCATCAACCACCTTAGGTGATCAATTCGACGAGGGGGTAAGTTCATCCGATATAAATTCAGGAATATTTGCGTCAATGGTCGATAAAAACGATGTTATTGGGGTTTTTGTAGGACACGATCATGATAACAATTATGTGGGAATTCATCATGGAATTGGACTTGGTTATGGTCAAAAGACAGGTTATGAAGCCTATGGGCAACTTGAACCAGGTGCACGAATAATTGTTATGCAGGAAGGATATTTTAGTTATGATACATGGATTAGAACAGAAAATGGTGTGAAGTATAAGTATTATTTCCCTTCAGGTCTTTCAGATGCAGATGAGAATATCAAATTTTTGCCATCAAAAAAAGTAACTAAAGCACAATCAGGAATAAAGTATAAATATTTTGAAGGAGATTTTGATTCAACAGATGACTTATCTACTCAACCTATAAAAAAAACAGGTCTAATTCCGAATATATCTTTATCAGAGGCTGATTTAACAGATTACTTTGGTTTCGAATTTAATACTTTGATTAAAATTCCCAATAAAGGACTTTATCAGTTTTATACAAACTCCGATGATGGATCTAAATTACTAATTGATGGTATCACTGTTGTCGATAATAATGGTTCGCATAGCGCAAAATATGAAAAAGGAGTAATTGCATTGGACGAAGGGTATCATGAGTTTAAGTTACTGTATTTTGAAAGTTATATGGGCGATAATTTAGAAGTTGGCTTTTCAAGCAGAAAAATAAGGGAGTGTATCATTCCAGATTCATTTTTCTTTATCGAAGAATAG
- a CDS encoding TonB-dependent receptor yields MKKILNFWKGNCLPFSIQSRRVMRITFILIFATVFSLQASDIYSQNARISIKEKSSSVRDVLKAIEDKSEFYFAYNNELVDVERQVDVKVEDEKISSVLDQIFQGTDISYTILDRQIILSSAEAMDGLNKEVQDKYTVTGKIVDINGQSLPGVSIVVKGSMLGTITDIDGNFVFKDVLKNGTLVFSFIGMKTKEIVLAGESKLDVILVEEAFGLSEVVAIGYGSAKKSDLSSSIATVTGLDKINSRAITSPSDFLQGNTAGVTVIQQGGDPTKTAKVVIRGVGSVNDESPLWVVDGMPYYGGALNPNDIESMVILKDAASASIYGAQAASGVIVITTKSGKSGKPKISFDFFTGVQQAMNKPTPLNAEQQSWAYNTATDNVGASRLPAHDAVQNPFGAVTRTNWIDAIFRKAYVKNANFSISGGGEKVRYMSSFNYQDKDGLLIGTNSKRFAFRMKTEYDITDNIKIGENIFLARTEAVGANTSSSYSGAIINAMYMPSSAPVYDAEGNYHGVAPAESKFAGAYGDVFNPVAMLNRPTVTNPITNLNANVYLDYKIIQGLKFRSSFSVDLRDDDYKKFTPKIPESGRRTDMNYLDQSWSNRNKWIWDNQINYEKSYGKHNLNLTAVYSAQHTDYEYNDVNAQDFSREEDWYQYLKNAGEIIEWDSDVYEDALTSAIGRFRYNFDNRYFFSASIRNDRSSRLAKENNDDMFSSFSAAWRLSEEGFMKDIDWITSLKLRGSWGQIGNIQSVNYYAYNVPMSSHRPYLGESPSYLPGYYVAQQSNRNLKWEKSETYDFGIDATLFNGRLDLVADYFEKTTKDMILTNAANPHTGVGDGPTSNVGSVKNWGYEMSVNYRNNDKKLKYSIGANFSTIKNELLDLDGYTSDYIYHDDNVRSSLFPYRSEAGQPLYSYHLVQCEGLFKTQAEIDAHQSNGNLIQPNAKPGDLKFKDANNDGKISDDDRVFHGNAFPTFTYAINLNLEYKGFDLSCILQGVEGGKVFNAYKYSTYNMSEQTYNRDNRILGAWSVDNPNSNIPRLQTTDDNRNFATNSTWYLEDASYLRMKNITLGYSFPHKIIDKVVKGSSLRIYFTAENLFTITDYSGMDPEVGGIGLDVGSYPVARTISTGLSFAF; encoded by the coding sequence ATGAAAAAAATATTGAATTTTTGGAAAGGGAATTGTTTGCCTTTTTCAATACAATCCAGACGCGTTATGAGGATTACATTTATATTAATATTCGCAACAGTTTTTAGCTTACAAGCTTCTGATATATATTCCCAAAATGCACGTATTTCTATTAAGGAAAAAAGTTCATCTGTTCGTGATGTATTGAAAGCAATTGAAGATAAATCCGAATTTTATTTTGCTTATAACAATGAACTTGTGGATGTTGAACGACAAGTTGATGTTAAAGTGGAAGATGAGAAAATAAGCTCTGTTTTAGATCAAATATTTCAAGGAACAGATATTTCATATACTATACTTGACAGACAAATTATTCTTTCTTCGGCAGAAGCAATGGATGGTTTGAATAAAGAAGTTCAAGACAAATATACTGTTACGGGTAAAATAGTAGACATAAATGGACAGTCCTTACCAGGAGTATCGATAGTAGTCAAGGGAAGTATGCTAGGAACAATAACAGATATTGATGGGAATTTTGTATTTAAGGATGTTCTTAAGAATGGAACACTGGTATTTTCATTTATAGGTATGAAAACAAAAGAGATTGTCTTGGCGGGGGAATCAAAGTTGGATGTTATACTGGTTGAGGAAGCTTTTGGTTTGAGCGAAGTTGTTGCTATTGGGTATGGATCGGCTAAAAAATCAGATTTATCATCATCCATAGCAACCGTGACAGGTTTAGATAAAATCAATAGTCGTGCAATTACAAGTCCTTCGGACTTTTTACAAGGAAACACTGCAGGAGTAACAGTTATTCAACAAGGTGGTGATCCAACAAAAACAGCAAAAGTAGTAATACGTGGAGTTGGTTCAGTAAATGATGAATCGCCACTTTGGGTTGTTGATGGGATGCCATATTATGGTGGTGCGCTTAACCCGAATGACATTGAAAGCATGGTAATCTTAAAAGATGCCGCTTCTGCATCAATATATGGAGCTCAGGCTGCATCAGGAGTTATTGTGATTACTACAAAAAGCGGTAAATCAGGTAAACCGAAAATTAGTTTTGACTTTTTTACTGGAGTACAGCAAGCAATGAACAAACCAACACCGTTAAATGCCGAACAGCAAAGCTGGGCATATAATACTGCTACAGATAATGTTGGGGCGTCACGTTTGCCCGCTCATGATGCTGTTCAGAATCCATTTGGTGCTGTGACACGTACAAATTGGATCGATGCTATTTTTAGAAAAGCATACGTTAAAAATGCTAATTTTTCAATATCCGGTGGTGGTGAAAAAGTAAGATATATGTCTTCTTTTAATTATCAGGATAAGGATGGACTTTTGATAGGAACAAACTCAAAACGGTTTGCTTTTAGAATGAAGACCGAATATGATATTACTGATAATATTAAAATTGGAGAGAATATTTTTTTAGCAAGAACCGAAGCGGTTGGAGCTAATACTTCGTCTAGTTATTCTGGTGCTATTATTAATGCGATGTATATGCCATCGTCAGCTCCTGTATATGATGCAGAAGGTAATTATCATGGAGTGGCTCCTGCAGAATCTAAATTTGCTGGTGCTTATGGAGATGTATTTAATCCTGTAGCGATGTTGAATAGACCAACAGTAACTAATCCTATTACGAATTTAAATGCAAACGTTTACCTTGATTATAAAATTATTCAAGGGTTGAAATTTCGTTCTTCATTTTCTGTTGATTTAAGAGATGATGATTATAAAAAGTTCACCCCAAAAATACCAGAGTCTGGTCGTCGTACTGATATGAATTATTTGGATCAATCATGGTCTAATAGGAATAAATGGATTTGGGACAATCAGATTAATTATGAGAAGTCTTATGGAAAGCATAACTTAAATCTTACTGCGGTTTACTCAGCTCAGCATACAGATTATGAGTATAATGATGTTAATGCTCAGGATTTTTCACGTGAAGAAGACTGGTATCAATATTTAAAAAATGCAGGAGAGATTATTGAATGGGATAGTGATGTTTACGAAGATGCATTAACATCAGCCATTGGTCGGTTTCGTTATAATTTTGATAATCGTTACTTCTTTTCAGCAAGTATAAGGAATGATCGTTCTTCTCGTTTAGCAAAAGAAAATAATGATGATATGTTTTCTTCATTCTCTGCAGCTTGGAGATTGTCTGAAGAAGGTTTTATGAAAGATATAGATTGGATAACTTCTTTGAAGCTAAGAGGATCTTGGGGACAAATTGGTAATATTCAATCAGTTAATTATTATGCATATAATGTTCCAATGAGTTCTCATAGACCTTATCTTGGTGAGTCTCCATCTTACCTTCCAGGATACTATGTAGCTCAGCAGTCGAATCGTAATTTAAAGTGGGAGAAGTCAGAAACTTATGATTTTGGTATAGATGCTACTTTATTTAATGGACGTTTGGACTTGGTTGCCGATTATTTTGAGAAGACTACGAAAGACATGATTCTCACCAATGCTGCCAATCCACATACTGGTGTTGGCGATGGTCCAACTTCAAATGTTGGAAGTGTGAAGAATTGGGGATATGAAATGTCTGTAAACTATAGAAATAACGATAAGAAATTAAAATATTCTATAGGAGCTAATTTTTCAACCATAAAAAATGAACTATTGGATTTGGATGGATACACTAGCGATTATATTTATCATGATGATAATGTTCGTTCTTCTTTGTTTCCATATCGTTCGGAAGCAGGACAGCCATTATATTCATATCATTTAGTGCAGTGTGAAGGTCTTTTTAAAACACAAGCCGAAATCGATGCACATCAATCAAATGGGAATCTAATTCAACCCAATGCAAAACCTGGGGATCTGAAATTTAAAGATGCAAACAATGATGGAAAAATTTCTGATGATGATAGAGTTTTTCATGGTAATGCATTCCCTACATTTACTTATGCTATTAATCTTAATTTAGAGTATAAAGGGTTTGACTTATCGTGTATTCTGCAGGGAGTTGAAGGTGGAAAGGTGTTTAATGCATATAAGTATTCAACCTATAATATGTCAGAACAAACTTATAATCGTGATAATCGCATCCTAGGAGCTTGGTCCGTTGATAATCCGAATTCAAATATTCCTAGACTTCAGACGACAGATGATAATAGAAATTTTGCTACAAATTCTACGTGGTATTTGGAAGATGCATCATATCTACGTATGAAGAATATAACATTGGGATATTCATTTCCACATAAAATAATTGATAAAGTAGTTAAAGGTTCTTCTTTAAGAATTTATTTTACTGCTGAAAATTTATTCACCATAACGGATTATTCAGGAATGGATCCTGAAGTTGGTGGAATTGGACTTGATGTAGGATCATATCCTGTTGCACGTACAATATCTACAGGCTTATCATTTGCTTTTTAA
- a CDS encoding RagB/SusD family nutrient uptake outer membrane protein, which translates to MKNIRLTNFVVAAFIVFIVWGCSESFTDLTPKGSATEGNYWQTEDDALAGANAMYYYMKDEDMFTRGFMWYINASDDMITGRSNAKADAAVNFTLSGDEGYFSWMYPQSYKIVRRANDVISHVPDIEMDASLSKRVLGEAYFMRAFHYFWLAHTYGDNGENGGVPIVTEENMFDDHFTRPVSVINNYEQIISDLEKAVDLLPLFTTYASADLGRAHKDAALAYIAKTYMYWAQYDNSKWDNVIEYCDKITNSGSGRKLLNSNNPGTDYHDIFTYQQNFGSEYIWSVISGVDAGSKLPGVMLENKGWGDYNGWGYYQPTLELYNSFEVGDVRRKETILEFGQEFKWFGETRRYTSQNSQSGFQFNKYMDAYGYENPVGTTINANGDDPTTIANVPLIRYTEIVLMKAEALLMKGQNADKELNAVRSRAGLASITNATLSDLKHERRVEFAGEFTNRHFDLVRWHDADLAYNKTLHGRDYSDKTNPDSPFTIKEVRAARPQFDPNIHHVWIIPNDDVAISGIRQNKGWN; encoded by the coding sequence ATGAAAAATATAAGATTAACGAATTTTGTTGTTGCAGCATTTATAGTTTTTATTGTCTGGGGATGTTCTGAGAGTTTTACCGATTTAACCCCAAAAGGAAGTGCAACGGAAGGAAATTATTGGCAAACAGAAGATGATGCTTTGGCAGGAGCAAATGCCATGTATTATTATATGAAAGACGAAGACATGTTTACTCGTGGCTTTATGTGGTATATTAATGCTTCGGATGATATGATAACAGGCCGTTCGAATGCAAAGGCTGATGCAGCGGTAAATTTTACTTTAAGTGGAGATGAGGGATATTTTAGTTGGATGTATCCACAGTCATATAAAATTGTCCGTCGAGCAAATGATGTAATATCTCATGTTCCAGATATTGAGATGGATGCTTCCTTAAGTAAGCGAGTTTTAGGAGAAGCTTATTTTATGCGTGCATTTCATTATTTTTGGTTAGCACATACTTATGGTGATAATGGTGAAAATGGTGGAGTTCCGATTGTTACGGAGGAAAACATGTTTGATGATCATTTCACACGTCCTGTAAGTGTTATTAACAACTATGAGCAAATAATTAGTGATTTAGAAAAGGCTGTTGATTTATTACCACTTTTCACAACTTACGCTTCTGCTGATTTAGGAAGAGCTCATAAAGATGCAGCATTAGCATATATTGCTAAGACTTATATGTATTGGGCTCAATATGATAATTCAAAATGGGATAATGTAATTGAGTACTGTGATAAGATTACAAATTCTGGTTCTGGCAGAAAACTTCTAAATTCGAATAACCCAGGAACAGATTATCATGATATTTTCACATATCAACAAAATTTTGGTTCCGAATATATTTGGTCAGTAATTTCAGGAGTAGATGCGGGAAGTAAATTACCTGGTGTTATGCTTGAGAATAAAGGCTGGGGTGATTACAATGGTTGGGGATATTATCAACCAACACTTGAATTGTATAATAGTTTTGAAGTTGGTGATGTAAGACGAAAAGAAACTATTTTAGAGTTTGGGCAAGAGTTTAAATGGTTTGGTGAGACCAGAAGGTATACTTCTCAAAATTCTCAATCAGGATTTCAGTTTAATAAATATATGGACGCTTATGGGTATGAAAACCCTGTTGGAACAACAATTAATGCAAATGGAGATGATCCAACTACAATTGCGAATGTTCCTCTTATTCGTTATACTGAAATTGTTTTAATGAAGGCCGAAGCTCTACTTATGAAAGGTCAAAATGCTGACAAGGAATTGAATGCAGTTCGTAGCCGAGCAGGATTAGCTTCTATAACCAATGCCACATTAAGTGATTTAAAACATGAACGCCGTGTTGAATTTGCTGGTGAATTTACAAATCGACATTTTGATTTAGTACGCTGGCATGATGCCGATTTGGCCTATAATAAAACATTACATGGTAGAGATTATTCTGATAAAACAAATCCAGATTCACCTTTTACCATAAAAGAGGTACGTGCTGCACGACCTCAATTTGACCCAAATATTCATCATGTTTGGATTATTCCTAATGATGATGTAGCTATCTCAGGTATTCGACAAAATAAAGGTTGGAATTAA
- a CDS encoding glycoside hydrolase family 125 protein, whose amino-acid sequence MQRRKFITRTILGAGAVTLMPSVLMAGSKEKATLRPPMSKRLFVSKAVEEELKKVKKDIADPEIAWLFENCYPNTLDTTVYYNEENGTPDSFIITGDIDAMWLRDSTAQIWPYLPLVGTDPKLENLFLGLINRQMRCILIDPYANAFNKNKEGSYWKTDLTDMKPELHERKWEIDSLCYPIRLSYHYWKKTNDTKAFDVQWFKAAKAIVKTFKDQQRKLNRGAYTFQRISEKPTDTMAGGGYGNPVNPVGLICSAFRPSDDATTLLFLVPSNLFAVTSLRQIAQISEQVYGDKEFASECNSLALEVEQAIQKYAIFNHPKHGNIYAFEVDGYGNRLYMDDSNIPSLLSLPYLGGVDRTDEVYCNTRDFVLSDDNPWFFRGKAAEGIGGPHVGVEMIWPMSIIMRALTSNNDEEIVQCLLWLKNTHAGTGFMHETFHMDDPKNFTRSWFAWVNTLFGELVIKIHSERKYLLKQVF is encoded by the coding sequence ATGCAGCGCAGAAAATTTATTACCCGAACAATACTTGGTGCCGGAGCCGTAACATTGATGCCAAGCGTACTTATGGCCGGTTCAAAAGAAAAAGCAACATTGAGGCCTCCAATGTCTAAACGATTGTTTGTAAGCAAAGCTGTTGAAGAAGAGTTGAAAAAAGTAAAAAAGGATATTGCTGATCCCGAAATAGCTTGGCTTTTTGAGAATTGTTACCCCAATACTTTAGATACCACGGTTTATTACAATGAAGAAAACGGTACGCCCGATTCATTTATTATAACAGGCGATATTGATGCCATGTGGCTACGTGATTCAACCGCTCAGATATGGCCTTATCTTCCATTGGTAGGCACGGACCCAAAACTGGAAAATCTTTTTCTTGGATTGATCAATCGTCAAATGCGTTGCATACTTATTGACCCTTATGCCAATGCTTTTAACAAAAACAAGGAGGGCAGTTATTGGAAAACGGATTTAACTGATATGAAGCCCGAACTACACGAACGCAAATGGGAAATTGATTCGTTATGTTATCCTATTCGTCTTTCGTATCATTATTGGAAAAAGACAAATGACACAAAAGCTTTCGATGTTCAGTGGTTTAAAGCGGCCAAGGCCATTGTAAAAACTTTTAAAGATCAGCAACGCAAACTAAATAGGGGAGCTTATACCTTCCAACGAATATCTGAAAAACCAACGGATACAATGGCCGGTGGTGGCTATGGAAACCCCGTTAATCCGGTGGGTTTAATATGCTCCGCTTTTCGTCCGTCTGATGATGCCACTACGTTATTGTTTTTGGTGCCTTCTAATTTGTTTGCGGTAACCAGCTTACGCCAAATAGCTCAAATATCGGAGCAAGTTTATGGTGATAAGGAATTTGCAAGTGAATGTAATTCCTTAGCCCTTGAAGTGGAACAGGCGATACAAAAATATGCCATTTTTAACCACCCAAAACATGGCAATATATATGCATTCGAAGTCGACGGTTATGGTAACAGATTGTATATGGATGATTCAAATATTCCGAGTCTGTTGAGTTTGCCTTACCTGGGGGGTGTGGATAGAACAGATGAAGTTTATTGTAACACCAGAGATTTTGTGCTCAGCGACGATAATCCCTGGTTTTTTAGGGGAAAGGCCGCCGAAGGGATAGGAGGGCCTCATGTGGGGGTTGAAATGATTTGGCCGATGAGCATTATCATGCGTGCCCTGACATCCAACAACGACGAGGAGATTGTTCAGTGCTTGCTTTGGCTAAAGAACACTCATGCAGGAACGGGTTTCATGCACGAGACATTTCATATGGACGATCCGAAGAACTTTACCAGAAGTTGGTTTGCATGGGTAAATACCCTTTTTGGAGAGTTAGTAATTAAAATTCATAGTGAAAGGAAGTATTTATTGAAACAAGTTTTTTAA
- a CDS encoding MGH1-like glycoside hydrolase domain-containing protein, with amino-acid sequence MSTNRRNFIKGGALASASLLCLPAMGVTDNKKHIYKLPYKNTYVKNSFVAENEYRRLPSNQLEPPSFADAKNILPSPFWKGNDVAIEMYWKAWEIGIGNVLKPQPDSGFVASYLDTAYNGNIFMWDSAFITLFARYGDRLFPFQKTLDNFYALQHLDGFICREIKASGDDCFHRYDPVSTGPNIIPWSELEYYNQFGDRERINMIFPALAAYSRWLRLNRTWRDGSYWSSGWGTGMDNQPRVPKGYSMIYSHGHMVWLDACLQQLMVDKILLKFGFILERWQEIEDIEDEISVLENYIKEKLWDDKSGFLYDRFADGSLSDLKSIGAYWALLADVLDKDQLNKLVAHLSDVDTFNRKYPVPSLSADHEKYQEDGRYWQGGIWAPANYMLIKGLQKNNYNDLAFDIAKRHHQQILEVYKNTNTFWEYYAPESANPGLMARPDFVGWTGLVPIAVLIESIFGIQADFQNKSIHWNINLTEEHGIDKYPYGVNGSISFKCVQRDSPVSEPNIEVTSNVAFKLNVSWSGGNKEVEIQKGTTKI; translated from the coding sequence ATGTCAACTAATAGAAGAAATTTCATTAAAGGTGGAGCACTTGCGAGTGCTTCACTCCTTTGTCTGCCTGCAATGGGTGTTACGGATAATAAAAAGCATATTTATAAGCTTCCATATAAAAACACCTACGTTAAAAATAGTTTCGTAGCCGAGAACGAGTACCGGAGGTTGCCATCGAACCAACTGGAGCCACCATCTTTCGCTGATGCTAAAAATATTCTTCCTTCGCCATTCTGGAAAGGAAACGATGTCGCCATTGAAATGTATTGGAAGGCCTGGGAAATAGGAATTGGTAATGTGCTAAAACCACAACCTGATTCAGGTTTTGTGGCTAGTTATCTGGATACCGCATACAATGGCAATATTTTTATGTGGGACTCTGCTTTTATTACTCTTTTTGCCAGGTATGGCGATAGGCTGTTTCCATTTCAGAAAACATTGGATAATTTTTATGCGCTTCAGCATCTCGATGGTTTTATCTGTCGCGAGATAAAGGCTTCGGGAGATGATTGTTTCCACCGTTACGATCCGGTAAGTACCGGGCCTAATATTATTCCGTGGAGCGAACTTGAATATTATAATCAATTTGGCGACAGGGAAAGGATTAACATGATATTTCCTGCTTTAGCAGCATATAGCCGTTGGTTAAGACTGAATAGAACTTGGCGTGATGGTTCTTATTGGTCCAGTGGTTGGGGAACAGGCATGGATAACCAACCTCGTGTTCCAAAAGGGTATAGCATGATTTACAGTCATGGGCATATGGTATGGTTAGATGCCTGCTTGCAGCAGCTTATGGTAGATAAAATTCTATTAAAATTTGGGTTTATTCTGGAGCGCTGGCAAGAGATAGAGGATATTGAGGATGAAATTAGTGTGTTGGAGAACTATATTAAGGAAAAGCTGTGGGACGACAAATCGGGCTTTTTATACGACCGGTTTGCAGACGGTAGTTTGAGTGATTTGAAAAGTATCGGTGCATACTGGGCACTTTTGGCTGATGTGCTGGATAAGGATCAATTAAATAAATTAGTTGCTCACCTTAGTGATGTGGATACATTCAACCGCAAATATCCCGTTCCTTCCCTTTCTGCCGATCACGAAAAATATCAAGAGGATGGTCGTTATTGGCAAGGCGGTATATGGGCGCCGGCCAACTATATGCTGATAAAAGGACTGCAGAAAAATAATTATAACGATCTGGCTTTTGATATTGCGAAAAGACATCACCAACAAATTCTTGAAGTATATAAAAATACGAATACATTTTGGGAATACTATGCACCTGAGTCTGCAAATCCGGGATTAATGGCACGTCCTGATTTTGTGGGATGGACCGGATTGGTTCCTATAGCTGTCCTTATCGAATCGATCTTTGGTATCCAAGCCGATTTTCAAAATAAATCTATTCATTGGAATATTAATTTAACGGAGGAACACGGTATCGACAAATATCCTTATGGGGTGAATGGATCCATTTCGTTTAAATGTGTCCAAAGGGATTCGCCTGTAAGCGAACCCAATATTGAGGTTACATCCAATGTGGCGTTTAAATTAAATGTGAGTTGGAGCGGAGGAAATAAGGAAGTTGAAATACAAAAAGGGACGACTAAAATATAA
- a CDS encoding phosphatidylinositol-specific phospholipase C/glycerophosphodiester phosphodiesterase family protein, giving the protein MIIKHLRNGVILLITFCLFGCSSRNSTETSIIPVHSHNDYSHTNPLFDALKYGCKSIEADVFPIGDSLFVAHDRNQIKSGNTLRRLYLDPIYQKVIENKGSVYGNEEELFLFVDIKINGLSTYKLLEDILKEYKQILSVYNDGIDRRGAVRIIVSGERPFEYMVGQSNRLAYFDGRLTDLNKGISNKLMPIISDDWGDYFNWDGNGEIPVLEKNKLQDITSAVKKKGFLIRFWGTPNTTEKQRRAISTELLNAQVDLIGTDDLNEIKYMFN; this is encoded by the coding sequence ATGATAATAAAACATTTGAGGAATGGAGTAATTTTATTAATTACATTTTGTTTATTTGGGTGTAGTTCAAGAAATAGTACAGAAACCTCTATAATTCCGGTTCATTCACACAATGATTATAGCCACACAAATCCACTGTTTGATGCTTTGAAATATGGTTGTAAGAGCATCGAAGCTGATGTTTTTCCTATTGGAGATTCATTGTTCGTAGCACATGATCGAAACCAGATCAAATCAGGTAATACTCTGCGTAGGCTTTATCTTGATCCTATTTATCAAAAAGTTATTGAAAACAAAGGTTCTGTTTATGGAAATGAAGAAGAACTCTTTCTTTTCGTTGATATAAAGATTAATGGACTCAGCACTTATAAGTTACTCGAGGATATTTTAAAAGAATATAAACAAATACTTTCTGTGTATAATGACGGGATTGACCGGAGAGGGGCAGTAAGAATAATTGTTTCTGGGGAAAGGCCATTTGAATATATGGTTGGTCAAAGTAATCGTTTGGCATATTTTGATGGGCGATTAACTGATTTAAATAAAGGAATCTCAAATAAATTAATGCCGATAATTAGTGATGACTGGGGTGATTACTTTAATTGGGACGGAAATGGTGAGATTCCCGTTCTAGAAAAAAATAAACTACAAGATATCACTTCTGCCGTAAAGAAAAAAGGCTTCCTTATTCGCTTTTGGGGTACACCTAATACAACTGAAAAACAAAGAAGAGCAATCAGTACTGAATTGTTGAATGCACAAGTTGATCTTATTGGGACTGATGATTTGAATGAAATCAAATATATGTTCAATTAA